One window of Paenibacillus sp. FSL K6-3182 genomic DNA carries:
- a CDS encoding sugar ABC transporter permease codes for MSKKIKWNEWIQQTVFVGPGLIAFILIVLAPFVMGFYYTFTEWNGMDLGNAKWVGMKNIVKIFSDDERFWNAFWFTTKFTAAAVIVTNLLAFLLSLLLTRNLKSRNILRTVFFLPNVIGGLLLGYIWYFIFVRGFRAIGEATGFGFFNLQWLGTPNTAFWGIVIVFVWQTAGYMMIIYIAAMISVPKDLIEAAKIDGAGAWQMLRSVTVPLIMPAITICLFLTTSNSFKMFDLNLSLTAGGPGNATESIALNVYREGLVNNRYGLGTAKAMIFFFGVALITVTQVWFTKKKEVEA; via the coding sequence ATGTCCAAAAAAATCAAGTGGAACGAATGGATACAGCAAACGGTATTTGTTGGACCGGGACTCATTGCCTTTATATTGATTGTGCTTGCGCCATTCGTGATGGGTTTTTACTACACCTTTACGGAGTGGAACGGGATGGACCTCGGCAACGCCAAATGGGTAGGAATGAAAAATATAGTTAAGATTTTCTCGGACGATGAGCGTTTTTGGAATGCATTCTGGTTTACGACTAAGTTTACGGCTGCCGCGGTTATCGTCACCAATCTGCTGGCATTTCTGTTATCTCTGCTGCTTACGCGAAACCTGAAGAGCCGTAACATTTTGCGAACCGTATTTTTTTTGCCTAACGTAATCGGGGGACTGCTGCTCGGCTACATTTGGTATTTTATATTCGTAAGGGGCTTTCGTGCTATCGGCGAAGCGACGGGCTTCGGATTCTTTAACCTTCAGTGGCTAGGTACTCCGAATACTGCCTTCTGGGGCATCGTTATCGTATTCGTATGGCAGACGGCAGGGTATATGATGATTATTTATATCGCAGCTATGATCAGTGTGCCGAAGGATTTAATCGAGGCCGCCAAAATCGACGGGGCAGGAGCTTGGCAAATGCTGCGTTCAGTCACCGTGCCGCTTATTATGCCAGCCATTACGATCTGCTTGTTCCTTACGACATCAAACTCATTCAAAATGTTCGATTTGAACCTGTCGCTCACCGCTGGCGGTCCTGGCAATGCAACGGAGTCGATCGCGCTAAACGTTTACCGCGAGGGGCTGGTTAACAACCGTTATGGACTTGGAACAGCGAAAGCGATGATATTCTTCTTCGGCGTAGCTTTAATTACAGTCACGCAGGTATGGTTCACGAAGAAGAAGGAGGTGGAGGCGTAA
- a CDS encoding carbohydrate ABC transporter permease produces the protein MENKQRYTPLILLLEIIGIAAALIFLAPFYFLIINSFKELKFILLNAASLPEKLGLDNFKRAWVAIDFPTVFLNSFMVTSISVLMLVIVSSMMAYRLVRRPTTFNKILLTVLIAAMIIPFQSVMLPLMRITSMFELRGHLYGIVICYMGFGISLSMFLYHGFIKSVPLEVEEAAVVDGCSPYGVFWRIVFPLLKPITVTVIILNVLWIWNDYLLPVLVINDKLTTIPLAVQKFFGQYLRKWDLAMAALTLSTIPIILFFLFLQKHIIEGITAGSVKG, from the coding sequence ATGGAAAACAAACAGCGCTATACACCTCTCATTTTATTGCTCGAAATTATAGGTATCGCGGCTGCGCTCATTTTCTTGGCACCGTTCTACTTTTTGATCATCAACTCGTTCAAGGAGCTCAAATTTATTTTGCTCAACGCCGCTTCGCTGCCGGAGAAGCTGGGGCTGGACAACTTCAAGCGCGCATGGGTTGCTATCGATTTTCCGACGGTGTTTCTGAATTCGTTTATGGTGACCTCGATTAGCGTCCTTATGCTTGTCATCGTCAGCTCCATGATGGCTTACCGCTTGGTTAGGCGTCCGACGACCTTTAATAAAATATTGCTGACGGTGCTTATTGCTGCCATGATCATTCCGTTCCAATCGGTTATGCTGCCGCTGATGCGCATTACGTCGATGTTCGAATTGCGCGGACATTTGTATGGTATCGTTATATGCTATATGGGCTTCGGCATTTCCTTATCGATGTTTCTGTATCATGGGTTCATTAAATCTGTTCCGCTAGAGGTAGAGGAAGCGGCGGTTGTGGATGGCTGCTCACCTTATGGCGTGTTCTGGCGTATCGTGTTTCCGCTGCTGAAGCCGATCACGGTAACGGTCATTATTTTGAACGTGCTGTGGATTTGGAATGATTATTTGCTGCCAGTGCTCGTTATAAATGATAAGCTGACTACGATTCCGCTCGCCGTGCAAAAGTTTTTTGGCCAATATTTGCGCAAGTGGGATCTCGCAATGGCTGCACTCACGCTGAGTACGATTCCGATTATTTTGTTTTTTTTATTTTTGCAAAAGCACATTATTGAAGGAATTACAGCCGGTTCAGTTAAAGGTTAA
- a CDS encoding ABC transporter substrate-binding protein, whose protein sequence is MMKKVSLLMLAAIMLIVLASGCGSNNGNSGKATNAPKETEKNSGTEATAAPKKDVTIKVFQFKVEIADALAKMAAEYEKETGVKVEIETHGGGEDYSALLKAELAAGEEPEIFNSSGWAGFDPYVDRATDLTGEAWAKDLVEASKAQITRDGKLLGMPMNLEAYGFTYNKDLFAKAGITDLPQTLEDLEAAAKKLKDAGIIPFALTSEWWSMGIHTLNIAFANQADPAAFIEDVKAGKVKLKDDPIMKQWIRLVDIMFANGQDNALTTDYNTQVAEFAAGKYAMIQHGNWIQGMIDEIDPALNLGMMAVPLQGKPNVFTGVPNNWIVNSKSDQVEEAKAFLNWMVTSETGKKFISTDFKFVPALSSIEPNPEAVGKIGGDFATFANANPEQVKSWNWDRFPDGITQQWGAAMQEYLGKQITSDQLLEKFDKAVQDIVKK, encoded by the coding sequence ATGATGAAAAAAGTTTCCTTACTTATGCTAGCTGCTATTATGCTCATCGTTCTGGCAAGCGGCTGTGGAAGCAACAACGGTAACAGCGGGAAAGCAACAAATGCACCAAAAGAAACTGAAAAAAATAGTGGAACAGAAGCGACGGCAGCGCCGAAGAAGGACGTTACCATTAAAGTGTTTCAATTCAAGGTAGAGATAGCTGATGCACTTGCCAAAATGGCTGCTGAATACGAGAAGGAAACCGGCGTAAAAGTGGAAATTGAGACACACGGCGGCGGGGAAGACTACAGCGCATTGCTGAAAGCAGAGCTGGCAGCCGGCGAGGAGCCGGAAATTTTCAACTCAAGCGGCTGGGCAGGCTTCGATCCTTACGTGGACCGTGCGACGGACTTGACTGGCGAGGCTTGGGCGAAGGATTTGGTTGAAGCATCGAAAGCGCAAATTACGCGTGACGGCAAGCTGCTTGGCATGCCGATGAACCTTGAAGCTTATGGCTTCACCTACAATAAGGATCTATTTGCAAAAGCAGGCATCACCGACCTGCCGCAAACGCTGGAGGATCTAGAAGCAGCAGCCAAAAAGCTGAAGGATGCTGGCATCATTCCATTCGCGCTTACTTCGGAGTGGTGGTCGATGGGCATTCATACGCTAAATATCGCATTCGCTAACCAAGCTGATCCTGCGGCATTTATCGAAGATGTGAAAGCAGGCAAAGTGAAGCTGAAAGATGATCCGATCATGAAGCAGTGGATTCGCCTAGTGGACATTATGTTTGCGAATGGTCAAGACAATGCGCTGACAACGGATTACAATACGCAGGTAGCGGAGTTCGCAGCAGGCAAATATGCCATGATTCAGCACGGCAACTGGATTCAAGGCATGATTGATGAAATTGATCCAGCGCTTAACCTTGGCATGATGGCTGTCCCTCTTCAAGGCAAGCCTAACGTATTTACCGGTGTACCGAACAACTGGATCGTTAACAGCAAATCCGACCAAGTGGAAGAAGCGAAAGCCTTCTTGAACTGGATGGTTACTTCGGAAACAGGCAAAAAATTCATTTCAACCGATTTCAAATTTGTACCGGCATTGTCCTCCATCGAGCCGAACCCAGAAGCGGTAGGCAAAATCGGCGGCGACTTCGCAACCTTCGCGAATGCTAATCCTGAGCAAGTGAAAAGCTGGAACTGGGATCGTTTCCCAGACGGCATTACACAGCAATGGGGTGCAGCAATGCAAGAATACCTCGGCAAGCAAATTACTAGCGATCAATTGCTTGAAAAATTCGATAAAGCGGTACAGGATATTGTGAAAAAATAA